A stretch of Lactiplantibacillus brownii DNA encodes these proteins:
- the rseP gene encoding RIP metalloprotease RseP, translating into MIVTIITFIIVFGILVIVHEFGHFYFAKRAGILVREFSVGMGPKAVAFRRHATTYTLRLLPIGGYVRMAGVADDEDEELKPGTPVSLQIGEDGLVHSINASKKTTLFNGIPLSVTATDLEKELWIEGYENGDESELKHYRVDHDATIVESDGTEVQIAPVDVQFQSAKLWQRMLTNFAGPMNNFLLAIVTFAILAFMQGGVTTVTTKVQDTTANSVARQAGLKAGDEIVAVNGKKNTSAQSISLLIQDSPNKTVHLTVKQGSQTRQIAVKPAAKTISGNRIGQIGVRWATSTDTSLGAKLAYGFTGSWNITKQIFQVLGRMVTHGFSLNDLGGPVAIFATTSQAAKSGLRQVIYLLAVLSINLGIVNLLPIPALDGGKILLNIVEGIRGKPLRVETESVITLIGFGLLMLLMVLVTWNDIQRYFF; encoded by the coding sequence TTGATAGTTACGATAATTACGTTCATCATCGTTTTTGGTATTTTGGTTATCGTCCATGAATTCGGGCACTTTTACTTTGCAAAACGCGCTGGGATACTGGTCCGGGAATTTTCAGTCGGCATGGGTCCTAAAGCCGTTGCATTTCGGCGGCATGCCACGACGTATACATTACGGTTACTACCCATTGGTGGGTATGTCCGGATGGCGGGTGTGGCAGATGATGAAGACGAAGAGCTGAAGCCAGGGACGCCGGTGAGCTTGCAAATTGGTGAGGATGGCCTCGTCCATTCAATCAATGCCAGCAAGAAAACGACGCTCTTCAATGGCATTCCATTATCAGTGACCGCTACGGATCTAGAGAAAGAACTTTGGATCGAAGGCTATGAGAATGGCGACGAGAGCGAACTGAAGCACTACCGTGTGGACCATGATGCGACCATCGTTGAAAGTGATGGGACTGAAGTTCAAATTGCACCGGTGGATGTCCAATTCCAGTCTGCCAAGCTTTGGCAACGGATGTTGACTAATTTTGCAGGTCCCATGAATAACTTCTTGCTAGCGATTGTGACCTTTGCAATTCTGGCCTTTATGCAAGGTGGGGTCACGACGGTCACGACCAAGGTTCAGGACACTACGGCTAATTCAGTGGCACGTCAAGCCGGCCTTAAAGCTGGCGATGAGATTGTGGCGGTCAATGGTAAAAAGAATACGAGTGCCCAGTCAATTTCACTATTGATCCAAGACAGTCCCAATAAAACGGTTCATTTGACGGTCAAGCAGGGTAGTCAAACGCGGCAGATTGCTGTGAAGCCAGCCGCTAAAACAATTTCTGGTAATCGCATCGGTCAAATTGGTGTCCGGTGGGCAACCTCGACGGATACGAGTCTGGGTGCTAAACTAGCTTATGGTTTTACGGGTTCATGGAATATTACGAAACAGATTTTCCAAGTCTTAGGGCGCATGGTGACGCATGGGTTTAGCCTAAATGATTTAGGCGGCCCGGTCGCAATTTTTGCCACGACCTCTCAGGCGGCTAAATCGGGGCTTCGTCAAGTGATCTATTTACTGGCAGTGTTGTCGATTAACCTTGGGATCGTGAACTTATTGCCGATTCCCGCTTTAGACGGCGGAAAAATTTTACTGAATATTGTTGAAGGCATTCGTGGCAAGCCACTACGTGTGGAAACAGAGAGTGTGATCACACTGATTGGCTTTGGCTTATTAATGTTATTAATGGTCTTAGTCACTTGGAATGATATTCAACGCTATTTCTTTTAA
- a CDS encoding phosphatidate cytidylyltransferase, whose translation MKQRVITAVVALILFIPVIFIGGITLDIVAMLLGAIAMSELLVMRKKLLISFEAIVGMLAVMIQIAPSKWFNGLPDQLNKGYVVYFLIILMLLHTVWSRNRFSFDDAGVLTLGIFYIGMGFNYFTAARGVNVEMLLYLMFIVWATDSGAYMVGRKLGRHKVTPISPNKTWEGCIGGSLIGVIIATAFALGFQVGYHNWLSMLLITIVLSVVGQFGDLVESALKRYYGVKDSGKILPGHGGILDRFDSMLLVFPIAHLFGLF comes from the coding sequence ATGAAACAACGGGTCATCACAGCGGTCGTTGCGCTGATTTTATTCATTCCCGTCATTTTCATTGGCGGGATTACGCTTGACATTGTCGCCATGCTACTTGGTGCGATTGCCATGAGCGAATTATTAGTCATGCGGAAAAAGTTACTGATCTCATTTGAAGCAATTGTCGGCATGTTAGCGGTCATGATTCAAATTGCGCCTAGCAAGTGGTTTAACGGCTTGCCAGACCAACTTAACAAGGGCTATGTCGTTTACTTCTTAATCATCTTGATGTTGTTGCATACGGTCTGGTCACGAAATCGTTTTTCGTTTGATGATGCCGGTGTCTTAACTTTAGGTATTTTCTATATTGGGATGGGCTTCAACTATTTCACTGCTGCACGTGGCGTGAATGTCGAAATGCTGCTTTACTTGATGTTTATTGTGTGGGCAACGGATAGTGGCGCTTACATGGTTGGTCGTAAGTTGGGTCGCCATAAAGTGACCCCCATTAGTCCTAATAAGACGTGGGAAGGCTGCATTGGCGGGAGCTTAATCGGCGTCATTATTGCGACAGCTTTCGCGCTTGGATTCCAAGTGGGTTATCACAATTGGTTAAGTATGTTGCTGATCACGATTGTGCTATCTGTCGTGGGTCAATTTGGTGATTTAGTTGAATCAGCCTTGAAACGGTACTATGGGGTGAAAGATTCTGGCAAAATTTTACCTGGACACGGTGGAATTTTAGATCGCTTTGATAGTATGCTACTTGTCTTTCCAATTGCGCACCTATTCGGGTTATTTTAA
- a CDS encoding isoprenyl transferase has protein sequence MFAFLNKKDPAETTDLELDPKRIPAHIAIIMDGNGRWAKARHLPRIAGHKEGMNTVKKVAIAASDLGVKVLTLYAFSTENWKRPTDEVNYLMQLPVNFFDTFVPDLIKNNVRVQVMGYTDKLPVSTQKSVRDAIADTQACDGMVLNFALNYGSRAEIVTGIQQIAQQVADGQLAVADINEKTVDDALMTAPLAPYHDPDLLIRTSGEERISNFLLWQIAYSELEFTAVKWPDFTAATLQACIADYQSRDRRFGGLSAKK, from the coding sequence TTGTTCGCTTTTTTAAATAAGAAAGATCCAGCGGAAACAACTGATTTAGAATTAGATCCGAAACGAATCCCTGCACATATTGCGATTATCATGGATGGCAATGGTCGCTGGGCGAAAGCACGGCATTTACCACGGATTGCTGGTCATAAAGAAGGCATGAATACGGTCAAAAAAGTCGCGATCGCGGCCAGTGATCTTGGTGTGAAAGTTCTGACTTTATACGCTTTTTCGACGGAAAATTGGAAACGGCCCACCGATGAGGTCAACTATCTCATGCAACTGCCAGTTAACTTTTTCGATACCTTTGTGCCAGACTTGATCAAAAACAATGTGCGCGTTCAAGTGATGGGGTACACGGACAAGCTGCCTGTCAGCACACAAAAGTCGGTCCGTGACGCGATTGCGGATACTCAAGCTTGTGATGGCATGGTGTTGAACTTTGCGCTTAATTACGGCTCACGGGCAGAAATTGTCACGGGAATTCAGCAGATTGCGCAACAGGTTGCGGACGGTCAGCTCGCAGTCGCCGATATCAATGAAAAGACAGTTGACGACGCGTTGATGACGGCGCCACTAGCGCCATACCATGATCCGGATCTGTTGATTCGTACGAGTGGTGAAGAGCGGATCTCGAACTTCTTGCTGTGGCAAATTGCCTATAGTGAACTGGAATTCACGGCGGTTAAATGGCCAGATTTCACTGCCGCAACGCTCCAAGCGTGCATTGCGGATTATCAGAGTCGTGACCGTCGTTTTGGCGGCTTATCGGCAAAAAAATAA
- the frr gene encoding ribosome recycling factor codes for MAVTEPILKDAQANMKKAEIALQRELGNIRAGRANASLLNRISADYYGTQTPLNQMASITIPEPRVLMVTPFDKSALKEIEKAILASDLGISPANDGTAIRLVIPQLTEERRKELAKDVKAEGERAKVAVRNVRRDAMDDLKKGNKAGNFTDDQLHDLEDQTQKITDAAGKSVDGIVADKEKEILEG; via the coding sequence ATGGCAGTTACAGAACCGATTTTAAAAGATGCACAAGCAAACATGAAGAAGGCAGAAATTGCCTTACAACGTGAATTAGGGAATATTCGGGCTGGCCGGGCGAACGCTTCATTGTTAAACCGGATTTCAGCAGATTATTATGGGACGCAAACCCCATTGAACCAAATGGCATCAATCACGATTCCTGAACCACGGGTTTTGATGGTGACCCCATTTGACAAGAGTGCTTTAAAAGAAATTGAAAAAGCTATTTTGGCTTCTGATCTTGGGATTAGTCCAGCTAATGATGGGACTGCGATTCGTTTAGTGATTCCACAATTAACGGAAGAACGTCGTAAAGAATTGGCTAAAGATGTTAAGGCTGAAGGTGAACGCGCTAAAGTTGCCGTTCGAAATGTTCGTCGTGACGCGATGGATGATTTGAAGAAGGGCAACAAGGCTGGTAACTTCACTGATGACCAATTACATGATCTAGAAGACCAAACGCAGAAGATTACGGATGCGGCTGGTAAATCAGTTGACGGTATCGTTGCTGACAAGGAAAAAGAAATTCTTGAAGGCTAG
- the pyrH gene encoding UMP kinase codes for MSEVKYKRVILKLSGEALAGKKGFGINPPVIKTVAEELKDVYAMGVQIAIVVGGGNMWRGEAGAQMGMERAQADYIGMLATIMNALALQDNLESIGVPTRVQTSIEMRQIAEPYIRRKAMRHLEKRRIVIFAGGTGSPYFSTDTTAALRAAEINADAILMAKNGVDGVYSADPNKDPSAVKYETLTHLDIINKGLQVMDTTASSLSMDNDIPVVVFNLNKPGNIRKVVAGEHIGTTVRGK; via the coding sequence ATGTCGGAAGTAAAATATAAGCGCGTGATCCTAAAGCTGAGTGGAGAAGCCTTAGCCGGTAAAAAAGGCTTTGGCATTAATCCACCAGTTATCAAAACGGTTGCAGAAGAACTCAAGGACGTTTACGCCATGGGTGTTCAAATTGCCATCGTCGTGGGTGGCGGTAATATGTGGCGTGGTGAAGCAGGGGCTCAAATGGGTATGGAACGGGCACAAGCCGATTATATTGGCATGCTCGCCACCATCATGAATGCCTTGGCACTTCAAGATAATTTGGAATCTATTGGTGTTCCGACCCGGGTTCAAACTTCGATTGAAATGCGTCAAATCGCTGAACCCTACATCCGACGTAAAGCCATGCGACATTTGGAAAAACGGCGTATTGTGATCTTTGCTGGTGGGACGGGTAGCCCGTATTTCTCAACGGATACGACGGCAGCCTTACGTGCAGCAGAAATCAACGCTGATGCTATTTTAATGGCAAAGAACGGTGTCGACGGGGTTTATTCTGCTGATCCTAACAAGGACCCATCTGCGGTTAAATATGAGACATTGACTCATCTTGATATTATCAACAAAGGGCTACAAGTGATGGATACAACTGCTAGTTCATTATCAATGGATAATGATATTCCGGTAGTGGTCTTTAACTTAAATAAACCAGGTAATATTCGCAAAGTTGTTGCCGGTGAACACATCGGAACAACAGTCAGGGGGAAATAA
- the tsf gene encoding translation elongation factor Ts — protein sequence MAKISAAQVKELRDKTGVGMMDAKKALVEAEGDMAKAVDVLREKGVAKAEKKSGRVAAEGMAAVAIHGDHAAIVEVNSETDFVASSDPFKDLIAKVADQIALEAPKDLDAALALKTEKGTINDDIIETTQVTGEKVSLRRFKVIEKQANQNFGAYIHNGGQIGALVVLDGADEATAKDVAMHVAAINPEYVSRDQVPAETLAHEKEVLVKEALNEGKPEKIVEKMVEGRLNKWLAEISLDDQEFVKDSDQTVSHYVESKGGKVNTFVRFEVGEGIEKQTGNFVDEIMSQIKN from the coding sequence ATGGCAAAAATTTCTGCAGCACAAGTTAAAGAACTTCGTGATAAAACCGGCGTTGGTATGATGGACGCCAAAAAGGCGTTAGTTGAAGCAGAAGGCGACATGGCTAAAGCCGTTGACGTTTTACGTGAAAAGGGCGTTGCTAAAGCTGAAAAGAAGAGTGGCCGTGTGGCTGCCGAAGGGATGGCCGCTGTGGCGATTCATGGCGATCATGCCGCAATCGTTGAAGTTAACTCAGAAACTGACTTCGTTGCATCTAGTGATCCTTTCAAAGACTTAATTGCTAAAGTTGCCGATCAAATCGCTTTGGAAGCACCTAAGGATCTTGACGCCGCATTGGCTTTAAAGACTGAAAAGGGTACGATCAATGATGATATCATTGAAACTACGCAAGTAACTGGTGAAAAAGTTAGCTTACGTCGTTTCAAAGTAATCGAAAAGCAAGCTAATCAAAACTTTGGCGCTTATATTCATAATGGTGGCCAAATTGGTGCTTTAGTTGTCTTAGACGGTGCTGACGAAGCTACTGCCAAGGACGTTGCAATGCACGTTGCAGCCATTAATCCAGAATATGTCTCACGTGACCAAGTGCCCGCTGAAACTTTAGCCCATGAAAAAGAAGTTTTAGTTAAGGAAGCTTTGAACGAAGGCAAACCTGAAAAGATCGTTGAAAAGATGGTTGAAGGCCGCTTGAACAAGTGGTTAGCTGAAATCAGTTTGGATGATCAAGAATTTGTTAAGGATTCTGACCAAACCGTTTCACATTACGTTGAATCAAAGGGTGGCAAGGTTAATACCTTTGTTCGCTTTGAAGTCGGCGAAGGGATTGAAAAGCAAACTGGTAATTTTGTAGACGAAATTATGAGTCAAATCAAAAACTAA
- the rpsB gene encoding 30S ribosomal protein S2 — MAVISMKQLLEAGVHFGHQTRRWNPKMKPYIFTERNGIYIIDLQKTVKMIDSAYNFVKDAAADDGVILFVGTKKQAQDSIEEEATRAGQYYVNHRWLGGTLTNWNTIQTRIKRLKDLKKMEEDGTFDRLPKKEVSLLIKQRAKLEKFLGGIEDMPRIPDVIFIVDPRKEQIAVKEAHKLNIPIVAMVDTNTDPDDIDVIIPSNDDAIRAVRLITSKMADAVIEGRQGEDEDVTEDSFKGNKDTKKSADSLEDIVEAVEGDNDKKSDNK, encoded by the coding sequence ATGGCTGTTATTTCTATGAAACAATTGCTTGAAGCCGGTGTCCATTTCGGTCACCAAACTCGTCGTTGGAATCCAAAGATGAAACCATACATCTTTACGGAACGTAACGGAATCTACATCATTGACTTACAAAAGACGGTTAAGATGATCGATTCAGCTTACAACTTCGTTAAGGATGCTGCGGCTGATGACGGTGTGATCTTGTTCGTTGGGACTAAAAAACAAGCACAAGACTCAATCGAAGAAGAAGCAACCCGTGCTGGTCAATACTACGTTAACCATCGTTGGTTAGGTGGGACTTTGACCAACTGGAATACCATCCAAACTCGGATCAAGCGTCTTAAAGATTTAAAGAAGATGGAAGAAGACGGTACTTTCGATCGTCTACCTAAGAAGGAAGTTTCATTATTAATCAAGCAACGTGCTAAGCTTGAAAAATTCTTGGGCGGTATCGAAGATATGCCTCGGATCCCAGACGTAATCTTTATTGTTGACCCTCGTAAGGAACAAATTGCGGTCAAGGAAGCTCACAAGTTGAACATTCCGATCGTTGCGATGGTTGATACGAACACTGATCCTGATGATATTGATGTCATCATCCCATCAAACGACGATGCTATTCGTGCCGTTCGTTTGATTACTTCAAAGATGGCTGATGCTGTCATTGAAGGCCGTCAAGGTGAAGATGAAGACGTTACAGAAGACTCATTCAAGGGTAACAAGGACACTAAAAAGTCCGCTGACTCTTTGGAAGACATCGTTGAAGCCGTTGAAGGCGACAATGACAAGAAGTCTGACAATAAATAA
- a CDS encoding HAD family hydrolase yields MIKAIIFDVDDTLYDQKSPFGTALTQTSQLRFTPVELADVFKRFRDFTDRTFHQVTAKELSLEAWQTARLRYALTDLVTETISTDWAIQFEMAYQQALSEIKLFPGLAAVLEKLSHCFQIGIITNGPANIQRAKLHQLQIERYVHPDKIFISDELSLAKPDPSIFTTWAHQAGLRANQAAYVGDNAAFDMTSAKHAGWQTFWFNHRKNQQAQPAVIPDQIIETPAELNELLMALAEAAAV; encoded by the coding sequence ATGATCAAAGCCATCATTTTTGATGTAGACGACACACTCTATGATCAAAAATCACCATTTGGCACGGCGTTAACGCAGACCTCACAGTTACGTTTTACACCGGTCGAATTGGCTGACGTTTTTAAACGTTTTCGCGACTTTACGGACCGCACATTTCATCAAGTCACCGCCAAAGAACTCAGTCTAGAAGCTTGGCAAACAGCACGTTTACGCTATGCTTTGACTGATCTGGTCACGGAAACGATTAGTACCGATTGGGCGATTCAATTCGAAATGGCTTATCAACAAGCCTTGTCCGAAATTAAACTTTTTCCAGGATTAGCAGCCGTGTTGGAAAAGTTAAGCCACTGTTTTCAAATTGGGATCATTACGAACGGTCCTGCCAACATTCAGCGTGCTAAATTGCATCAGTTACAAATTGAACGCTATGTTCATCCTGATAAAATTTTCATTTCCGATGAACTCAGTCTCGCCAAACCGGACCCATCAATTTTTACGACTTGGGCCCATCAAGCGGGCCTCAGAGCAAATCAAGCGGCTTACGTTGGTGACAACGCCGCCTTCGATATGACCAGTGCTAAACATGCTGGTTGGCAAACATTTTGGTTCAATCACCGCAAAAATCAACAAGCACAACCCGCGGTGATTCCAGACCAGATTATTGAAACACCAGCTGAACTAAATGAGTTGTTAATGGCACTGGCAGAAGCTGCCGCCGTTTGA
- a CDS encoding ABC transporter ATP-binding protein: protein MTDLRNAGKYYWHYLKKYWRGFILSTLLIAFSTWCIVIAPTYLGRAVEELTTYLGQWTNTATRAQASLGKFNHTLIIYILLYIGDAATIFIASLILARVTAYSTGTMRVGLFRKMQRMQVKYFDTHSDGDILARFTSDLDNIFNAMNQALLEVLLAVAQFVGLLIVMFNQNATMAWVTMASTPIALIIAALVMRKAGTAVNQQQDDIGRLNGYINEQITGQKVLITNGLQHDSLRGFTNYNNQVRQSALTGQIWSGILNPLMQGMSLLNTAIVIFFGSWLALNGSLSKGAALALVVVFVNYAQQYYQPIMSLTSLYSMIQLAITGARRIDEVRDQPDEVSPVNGARPDGIHNELLIDKVHFSYVPGKEILHGVTIQVHRGEMVALVGPTGSGKTTVMNLLNRFYDVDSGQIMFDGTDIRKFELNALRQNVGIVLQEPQLFTGTIADNIRYGEPNASMERVVAAAKQANIHDFIESLPDQYETRVSDEQSVFSAGQKQLMSIARTILTNPRLLILDEATSNVDTVTEAKIQAAMDNVIQGRTSFVIAHRLKTILNADKIVVLKDGAIIEQGNHEALLKEHGFYAELYRNQMVFD from the coding sequence ATGACGGATCTACGGAATGCTGGTAAGTATTATTGGCATTATTTGAAAAAATATTGGCGAGGGTTCATTTTAAGCACCCTCTTGATTGCCTTTTCGACGTGGTGTATCGTGATTGCGCCAACTTATTTGGGCCGTGCGGTTGAGGAGCTAACGACTTACTTAGGGCAATGGACCAATACTGCGACGCGGGCACAGGCGAGCTTAGGAAAATTTAATCATACATTGATTATTTATATTTTACTGTATATCGGTGATGCAGCGACAATCTTCATTGCGAGTCTAATTCTTGCACGGGTGACCGCTTATTCTACCGGGACAATGCGGGTCGGTCTGTTCCGAAAGATGCAACGGATGCAAGTCAAGTATTTTGATACGCATAGTGATGGGGACATACTGGCACGTTTTACGTCCGATTTGGATAATATTTTTAATGCCATGAATCAGGCGTTGCTCGAAGTGTTATTGGCTGTGGCTCAGTTCGTTGGCTTGCTGATTGTGATGTTCAATCAAAATGCCACGATGGCATGGGTTACCATGGCGTCTACGCCAATTGCCCTCATTATTGCAGCATTGGTGATGCGCAAAGCAGGGACAGCCGTTAATCAGCAACAAGATGATATCGGGCGGCTGAATGGCTATATCAACGAACAGATTACGGGTCAGAAAGTCTTGATTACCAATGGGTTACAACACGATTCGTTACGTGGTTTTACTAACTATAACAATCAGGTCCGGCAGTCGGCTTTAACCGGTCAGATTTGGTCTGGGATCTTGAATCCCCTCATGCAAGGCATGTCATTGCTCAACACGGCGATCGTGATCTTCTTTGGTTCGTGGTTGGCGTTGAACGGTAGCTTGTCTAAAGGGGCCGCGCTGGCGTTAGTGGTCGTGTTTGTGAATTATGCGCAACAATACTATCAACCAATCATGTCGCTCACAAGTCTTTACAGTATGATTCAGTTGGCGATTACCGGGGCCAGACGGATTGACGAAGTACGTGATCAACCCGATGAAGTTAGCCCAGTGAACGGGGCTCGACCAGATGGGATTCACAATGAGCTTTTGATCGATAAGGTTCATTTTAGCTATGTGCCGGGTAAAGAAATTTTGCATGGCGTTACGATCCAAGTTCATCGCGGTGAAATGGTGGCATTAGTTGGTCCCACGGGCTCTGGTAAGACGACCGTGATGAATTTGCTGAATCGCTTTTACGATGTCGACAGCGGCCAAATCATGTTTGATGGCACGGATATTCGAAAATTTGAACTCAATGCGCTACGGCAAAATGTGGGGATTGTGTTGCAAGAGCCACAGCTGTTTACCGGCACGATTGCCGATAATATTCGTTACGGTGAGCCTAATGCCAGCATGGAACGCGTGGTGGCTGCTGCCAAACAAGCGAATATCCACGATTTCATCGAAAGTTTGCCGGATCAATATGAGACTCGCGTTTCTGATGAACAGAGTGTCTTTTCGGCGGGACAAAAACAGCTGATGTCGATTGCACGTACGATCTTAACCAATCCGCGTTTGCTAATTTTGGATGAAGCGACTTCCAATGTGGATACGGTGACGGAAGCGAAGATTCAAGCTGCGATGGATAATGTGATTCAAGGCCGTACTAGTTTTGTGATCGCGCATCGGTTGAAGACAATTTTGAATGCCGATAAGATCGTGGTCTTGAAAGACGGTGCGATCATTGAACAAGGTAATCATGAGGCGTTGTTAAAAGAGCATGGTTTTTATGCGGAACTTTATCGAAACCAAATGGTCTTTGACTAA
- a CDS encoding ABC transporter ATP-binding protein, producing the protein MKVLMPYFKRYHVDVTIAMLSVIVLVFATLWQPRLLQVVMTAIIKDDQQTVFREGILLLGLAVLGIIGGVVNTIYSARVALGVATDLRSDLYAKIQFFAYADVEKFSASNLVVRMTNDVNQVQQIVMAGFQQITRIPLLFLGAFILAIVTMPEQWWVIIVMMAIILLATWIAVQHMTKYFAETQQDIENVNTVTRENLMGIRVVKSFVQEPNEIKKFSHASDQLTAVTAKIGYWFSILMPIFFLTANLAVGMAVYLVGQNITTHPSYLAAITSFISYLMQILYAVINGGFLMTFASRAVISIGRISEVLETQPSMTYVASETESPLAGDISFDHVTFTYPGDDQPTLKDVSFNVAAGAMLGIVGATGSGKTTLAQLIARLYDPDSGQVKIGGVDVRQIPEKALRATVAYVLQRSTLFSGTISGNLKQVRPDAQASHMRWAANVAQASEFIERLPQTYDAPVEERSQNFSGGQKQRLAITRGVIADPEILILDDATSALDARSEKLVQEAMDRDLTSTTTVVIAEKIASIIRADQILVLDGGRISGSGTHQQLLQTNDIYQAIYQTQKAREEGVK; encoded by the coding sequence ATGAAAGTGTTGATGCCTTATTTTAAACGGTATCACGTGGATGTCACCATTGCGATGTTGTCCGTGATAGTGTTAGTGTTTGCCACCTTATGGCAGCCACGATTGTTACAGGTGGTGATGACGGCCATTATCAAGGATGATCAACAAACGGTTTTTCGTGAAGGCATTTTGTTGCTTGGATTAGCGGTGTTGGGCATTATCGGTGGGGTCGTTAATACGATCTACTCGGCACGCGTGGCTTTAGGGGTCGCAACGGATTTACGATCAGATTTATATGCAAAAATTCAATTCTTTGCCTATGCCGACGTTGAAAAGTTTTCGGCGTCTAACTTGGTCGTGCGAATGACTAATGATGTCAACCAAGTCCAACAGATCGTCATGGCAGGTTTTCAACAGATCACGCGGATTCCATTACTGTTTCTGGGTGCTTTCATTCTGGCGATTGTGACCATGCCAGAGCAGTGGTGGGTCATTATCGTGATGATGGCAATCATTTTGCTTGCGACCTGGATTGCGGTACAACACATGACTAAGTATTTTGCTGAAACGCAGCAAGATATTGAGAACGTTAATACCGTAACGCGGGAAAATTTGATGGGGATTCGCGTTGTTAAATCGTTTGTTCAAGAACCAAACGAAATCAAAAAGTTCTCGCACGCGTCAGATCAGTTGACAGCCGTGACGGCTAAAATTGGGTACTGGTTTTCAATCCTGATGCCAATCTTCTTTTTGACGGCGAACTTAGCGGTGGGGATGGCCGTCTATTTGGTTGGTCAAAACATTACGACACATCCAAGCTATCTCGCAGCAATCACCAGCTTCATTTCTTATTTAATGCAGATTTTGTATGCCGTGATCAATGGTGGCTTTTTAATGACCTTTGCGTCGCGGGCCGTTATCTCAATTGGCCGAATCAGTGAAGTCCTAGAGACGCAACCTAGCATGACTTATGTTGCAAGCGAAACGGAGTCACCCTTGGCCGGTGATATCAGCTTTGACCACGTGACTTTCACGTATCCGGGGGATGATCAGCCAACCTTAAAGGACGTCAGCTTTAACGTTGCGGCTGGTGCAATGCTTGGTATTGTGGGTGCGACGGGCTCTGGCAAAACAACGCTGGCACAACTGATTGCCCGCCTGTATGATCCCGATAGTGGTCAAGTGAAAATCGGCGGGGTCGATGTTCGTCAGATTCCAGAAAAGGCACTTCGGGCAACCGTTGCCTACGTTTTACAACGTTCGACACTCTTTTCAGGCACGATTTCTGGTAATTTGAAGCAAGTTCGACCAGACGCACAAGCGAGCCATATGCGTTGGGCAGCCAACGTGGCTCAAGCTTCGGAATTTATTGAACGGTTGCCACAAACTTATGATGCACCTGTTGAAGAGCGGTCGCAAAACTTTTCAGGTGGTCAAAAGCAACGCCTCGCAATTACACGTGGGGTGATTGCTGATCCTGAGATCCTGATTTTAGACGATGCGACTTCGGCATTAGATGCGCGCTCGGAAAAATTAGTTCAAGAGGCCATGGACCGTGATTTGACTTCGACGACGACTGTGGTAATTGCCGAAAAGATTGCGTCGATCATCCGTGCAGACCAAATCTTAGTCTTGGATGGTGGCCGAATTAGCGGGAGCGGCACTCATCAGCAGTTACTACAAACTAATGACATTTATCAAGCGATTTATCAAACACAAAAAGCACGTGAGGAGGGGGTAAAATGA